A single window of Prochlorococcus marinus XMU1410 DNA harbors:
- a CDS encoding CopG family transcriptional regulator — translation MKSANPENEYIPLDLRISVRRDTLRLISEMAQDMGISINEVFSFLAEDSVIDLELMEDLNKINIPSKCSIDDLKNALLKKRLC, via the coding sequence ATGAAGTCAGCAAACCCTGAAAATGAATACATCCCTTTAGATCTAAGGATTTCTGTGAGGAGGGATACTCTAAGGCTTATCTCAGAGATGGCTCAAGATATGGGAATAAGCATTAATGAAGTTTTTAGTTTTTTAGCCGAAGATTCTGTCATCGATCTCGAATTAATGGAAGATTTAAATAAGATCAATATCCCAAGCAAGTGCAGCATTGATGATTTAAAAAATGCTCTTCTTAAAAAAAGACTTTGTTAA
- a CDS encoding ArnT family glycosyltransferase produces the protein MDETPPLFAAAARSMSESGDWLTPKVNGIFRFDKPPLIYWLMGFFYSLPKNEIWDSFGTLSARLPSALASLFLMLMIGDTLFCWPQKSDSQFLTPIVASLGFALSPLIIIWSRTAVSDALLTGTLGISLLLFWRRMASEKNDQCISAWVFLGFAILVKGPVAFVLALLTITSFLFCQKNWKKLLSKINPKKGFLITILISIPWYILELLKEGKPFWDNFFGYHNFQRYTSVVNNHAEPFWFFLYIMILASLPFTPFLYHGIFKTFEDFYKSSKESCNVTETLYTYSFCWLTSVLIFFSLSATKLPSYWLPAIPAAALLTSNSFISLKKVNKSYSYFWVVNILILFGFSIAFFFSNIWLSSINDPEMPNLASDLINSGIIFKAKLLFSSFTLFAIILFSLKSRNILVYLQILLLIGQSYLMSPIRKLADTSRQLPLRNISKLILDIREGRETLAMIGIRKPSLHYYSRQIVFYEPNTEEGLINLSERLNTDRRENYEDQPDYEYKSLLVVIDEYSARQQQWSKINHKKLGKFGIYNLWRIQKSDLNKYSRLLVKSGYKSDWENRKVEKF, from the coding sequence GTGGATGAAACTCCCCCTTTATTTGCTGCTGCAGCCAGGTCAATGAGTGAATCTGGTGATTGGTTAACTCCAAAAGTTAATGGCATATTTCGTTTTGATAAGCCTCCACTGATATATTGGCTAATGGGTTTTTTTTACTCATTACCGAAAAACGAGATTTGGGATAGTTTCGGGACTCTCTCAGCAAGACTCCCTTCAGCTTTGGCATCATTATTCTTAATGCTGATGATTGGAGATACGTTGTTTTGTTGGCCACAGAAGAGTGACAGTCAATTCCTAACTCCAATAGTTGCATCATTAGGCTTTGCTCTTTCTCCATTAATAATTATTTGGAGTAGAACTGCCGTGAGTGATGCCCTTTTAACTGGAACCTTAGGGATAAGTCTTCTTTTGTTTTGGAGAAGAATGGCAAGTGAAAAGAATGATCAATGCATTTCAGCTTGGGTTTTTTTAGGTTTTGCAATTTTAGTTAAAGGACCTGTTGCGTTTGTTTTGGCATTATTGACTATTACGTCTTTCTTGTTTTGTCAGAAGAATTGGAAAAAGTTACTCAGTAAGATAAACCCTAAGAAAGGTTTTTTAATAACAATACTAATAAGTATTCCATGGTACATATTAGAACTTTTAAAAGAGGGAAAGCCTTTTTGGGATAATTTTTTTGGTTACCATAATTTTCAAAGATATACCTCAGTTGTTAATAATCATGCAGAACCATTCTGGTTTTTTCTTTACATAATGATATTGGCTTCATTACCATTCACTCCTTTTTTGTATCATGGGATATTTAAAACCTTTGAGGATTTCTATAAAAGTTCAAAAGAAAGTTGCAATGTAACTGAAACCCTTTATACATACTCTTTTTGTTGGTTAACGTCAGTTTTAATCTTCTTTAGTCTCTCTGCGACGAAACTACCTAGCTATTGGTTGCCAGCAATTCCAGCGGCTGCATTATTAACAAGTAATAGCTTTATAAGCTTAAAAAAGGTAAATAAAAGTTATTCATATTTCTGGGTTGTTAATATTTTAATTTTGTTTGGCTTCTCAATAGCATTCTTTTTCTCAAATATTTGGTTGAGTTCAATTAATGATCCCGAAATGCCTAATCTTGCATCCGATCTTATAAACTCCGGGATAATTTTTAAAGCTAAATTATTATTCTCTTCATTTACCCTTTTTGCAATAATCTTATTTTCTTTAAAATCTAGAAATATCCTTGTTTATCTCCAAATTTTGCTTTTAATTGGACAATCTTATTTGATGTCGCCAATTAGAAAATTAGCAGATACTTCAAGGCAATTACCTTTAAGGAATATCTCAAAATTAATTTTAGATATTCGCGAGGGAAGGGAAACTTTAGCAATGATTGGGATAAGAAAACCTTCATTACATTATTATTCGAGACAAATAGTTTTTTATGAACCAAACACTGAAGAGGGGTTAATTAATCTTTCAGAAAGGCTAAATACTGATAGGAGAGAGAATTATGAGGATCAACCTGATTATGAATACAAATCTCTATTAGTCGTGATTGATGAATACTCTGCCCGCCAACAGCAATGGTCAAAAATTAATCATAAGAAATTGGGCAAATTTGGAATTTATAATTTATGGAGAATTCAAAAAAGTGATTTAAATAAGTATTCGAGACTTTTAGTTAAAAGTGGTTATAAATCTGACTGGGAAAATAGAAAAGTTGAAAAATTTTAA
- a CDS encoding glycosyltransferase family 4 protein, translating into MRIVLISTPIGFLGSGKGGGVELTLNSLVSGLISLGHSVEVVAPKNSKLHESNVKVRLHLVEGEDQISWQHQNYNSPVSIPDNSLLAGMLEKGLDIAKNADVLLNMSYDWLPIWMTLNLEIPIAHIISMGSESLVISNLISKVYAKYPNNFAFHSKMQANDYPFIKKPIIIGNGFNLDNYIFQDSVKGPLAWVGRVAPEKGLEDAVYVANELGEKLKVWGLIEDEMYASNIEKSFPQGAIDWMGFLSTNELQKELGKCRGLLNTPKWNEAYGNVIVEALACGVPVIAYKRGGPSEIIKHGQTGFLADPDDKKNMLSYVEMIEKIKRQECREWVEKNASANIFANKVVNWLNKVMHEY; encoded by the coding sequence ATGCGAATAGTTTTGATTAGTACTCCAATAGGGTTTTTAGGGAGTGGCAAAGGTGGTGGAGTTGAATTAACTTTAAATTCTTTAGTTTCAGGTTTAATTTCTTTAGGTCATTCTGTTGAGGTTGTAGCTCCAAAAAATTCTAAGTTACATGAAAGTAATGTAAAAGTAAGATTACATTTAGTGGAAGGTGAAGATCAAATTAGTTGGCAGCATCAAAATTACAATTCTCCCGTGAGTATCCCAGACAATTCTCTCTTAGCAGGAATGCTTGAAAAGGGATTAGATATTGCTAAAAATGCAGATGTATTGTTGAACATGTCGTATGATTGGCTGCCTATTTGGATGACTCTAAATTTAGAGATACCTATTGCACATATTATTAGTATGGGTTCTGAAAGTTTAGTTATTAGTAATTTAATATCTAAAGTATATGCTAAATATCCAAATAATTTTGCTTTTCATTCGAAAATGCAAGCTAATGATTATCCATTCATAAAAAAACCAATAATTATTGGGAATGGGTTTAATTTAGATAATTATATTTTTCAAGATTCAGTAAAGGGCCCCTTGGCATGGGTTGGAAGAGTAGCTCCGGAAAAAGGTTTGGAGGATGCAGTTTATGTGGCAAATGAACTTGGCGAAAAATTAAAAGTTTGGGGACTTATAGAAGATGAGATGTATGCGTCAAACATAGAAAAATCATTTCCTCAAGGCGCTATAGATTGGATGGGGTTTTTATCAACCAATGAATTACAAAAAGAACTTGGTAAATGTAGAGGGTTGCTAAATACTCCGAAATGGAATGAGGCATATGGGAACGTAATTGTTGAAGCTTTAGCCTGTGGGGTGCCAGTTATAGCTTATAAAAGGGGAGGGCCTAGTGAAATTATTAAGCATGGCCAAACAGGTTTTCTTGCTGATCCTGATGATAAAAAAAATATGCTTTCCTATGTAGAGATGATTGAAAAAATAAAGCGTCAGGAATGTAGAGAATGGGTAGAAAAAAATGCCTCCGCAAATATATTTGCTAACAAGGTTGTGAACTGGCTTAATAAGGTAATGCACGAATATTAG
- a CDS encoding DMT family transporter, whose translation MNSILNWFLMILPFALWGTSMAAMTPLVSSAGPEFVASLRLLPAGILVLITTYLFKRDLKIYKCDLKWFFVFTIVDATFFQLFLTYGIEKTGAGLGSVLIDSQPLLVAILARAIFGNLINPIGWLGLLFGLGGIVFLGVPQEFLGNWWLMADKSINDVAFNFGELWMLAASLAMALGTILIRFTCTKSDPVAVTGWHMVLGSLPLIIKHCLKSNFTIIPDWSIFDWGLMSFASIFGGAIAYGLFFYFANNKEITGFSTLAFLTPVFALLSGGVWLDERLTIVQWIGVAFVLISVFFVSQRKSLWENKFSDTSI comes from the coding sequence ATGAATTCAATCCTAAATTGGTTTTTAATGATACTCCCTTTTGCACTTTGGGGGACATCAATGGCGGCCATGACTCCTTTAGTATCAAGTGCTGGACCAGAATTTGTGGCTTCTTTAAGATTACTTCCTGCAGGGATTCTTGTTCTAATAACAACATATTTGTTCAAAAGAGATTTAAAAATTTACAAGTGCGATTTGAAGTGGTTTTTTGTTTTTACGATTGTAGATGCCACTTTTTTTCAGTTGTTTTTAACCTATGGTATTGAAAAAACTGGAGCAGGTTTAGGTTCTGTCTTAATTGATTCTCAACCGCTTTTGGTAGCTATTTTAGCGAGGGCAATTTTTGGGAATTTAATTAATCCAATAGGATGGTTAGGACTACTTTTTGGATTGGGAGGAATAGTATTTTTAGGAGTTCCACAAGAATTTTTAGGGAATTGGTGGTTGATGGCTGATAAGTCTATAAATGATGTTGCTTTTAACTTTGGAGAACTTTGGATGCTTGCAGCTTCTCTCGCTATGGCATTAGGAACAATTTTAATTAGATTCACTTGCACAAAAAGTGATCCAGTGGCAGTTACAGGATGGCATATGGTTTTAGGGAGTTTGCCCTTAATTATTAAGCACTGCTTAAAATCAAATTTCACAATAATTCCAGATTGGTCAATATTTGATTGGGGACTTATGTCATTTGCAAGTATTTTTGGAGGAGCAATAGCGTATGGATTGTTTTTCTACTTTGCTAATAATAAAGAAATAACTGGATTTAGCACTCTTGCATTTTTAACACCTGTATTTGCTCTTCTCAGTGGAGGTGTTTGGTTAGATGAAAGACTCACTATCGTACAGTGGATTGGAGTGGCGTTTGTTCTTATCTCAGTATTTTTTGTGAGCCAGAGAAAGAGTTTATGGGAAAATAAATTTTCTGATACTAGTATTTAA
- the sppA gene encoding signal peptide peptidase SppA, whose product MIWPFRRKSKKRLARIVIDEPITSTTRVSVLKALKQIEEREFPALIVRIDSPGGTVGDSQEIYSAIKRLKDKGCKVIASFGNISASGGVYIGVASDKIVANPGTITGSIGVIIRGNNLSELLDKIGIKFETVKSGVFKDILSPDKPLSEEGRGLLQGLIDESYKQFTEAVAEGRNLPVEEVRKFADGRIFTGTQALELGLIDKVGDEFVARELAAEMVNIDPKIQPLTFGKKKKKILGLIPGSSMVEKIINNIFFEFDSSNKVLWLHKP is encoded by the coding sequence ATGATTTGGCCTTTTAGACGAAAGTCAAAAAAAAGATTAGCTCGTATAGTAATTGATGAGCCTATTACTAGTACAACAAGAGTTTCGGTCCTTAAAGCTCTTAAACAAATTGAGGAAAGAGAATTTCCTGCTTTAATCGTGAGAATTGATTCTCCAGGGGGTACGGTTGGGGATAGCCAAGAAATATACTCTGCTATTAAAAGACTAAAAGATAAAGGATGTAAAGTCATTGCTAGTTTCGGAAACATCTCAGCATCAGGAGGCGTTTACATTGGTGTTGCATCTGATAAAATAGTTGCTAATCCAGGCACAATTACAGGATCTATTGGAGTAATTATAAGAGGAAATAATTTATCTGAATTATTAGATAAAATCGGCATTAAATTCGAGACTGTTAAAAGCGGTGTCTTTAAAGACATACTTTCTCCAGATAAACCTCTAAGTGAGGAAGGTAGAGGTTTACTCCAAGGGCTTATAGATGAAAGTTACAAACAATTTACTGAAGCTGTTGCTGAAGGAAGGAATTTACCTGTTGAAGAAGTTAGAAAATTTGCTGATGGAAGAATTTTCACTGGAACACAAGCACTCGAACTTGGTCTTATTGACAAGGTTGGAGATGAATTTGTTGCAAGAGAGCTAGCTGCAGAAATGGTTAATATTGATCCTAAAATTCAGCCCTTAACATTTGGGAAGAAGAAGAAAAAAATACTTGGACTAATTCCTGGAAGTAGCATGGTTGAGAAAATTATCAATAATATCTTTTTTGAGTTTGACTCATCTAATAAAGTACTTTGGTTACACAAACCTTAA
- the aroH gene encoding chorismate mutase, with amino-acid sequence MYEKMQDDYKITFIRGATTASGNSVKEIEVAVVELMDELISRNNLIKTNILSITFTATKDLNACFPASIARKFNGLDSVAFLDCQQMHVYNDVDFCIRIMAQVLLPPNYAIKHPYLKGAAKLRADRC; translated from the coding sequence ATGTATGAAAAAATGCAAGATGATTATAAAATTACATTTATTCGTGGAGCTACAACAGCATCTGGGAATTCTGTTAAGGAAATAGAAGTTGCCGTAGTGGAATTAATGGATGAATTAATTTCACGAAACAATCTAATTAAGACAAACATACTATCCATTACGTTCACAGCGACAAAAGATTTAAATGCATGTTTCCCCGCTTCAATTGCAAGGAAATTTAATGGACTTGATTCAGTTGCCTTTTTAGACTGCCAACAAATGCACGTATACAATGATGTTGATTTTTGTATAAGAATAATGGCTCAAGTTTTATTGCCCCCAAATTATGCAATAAAGCACCCTTATTTAAAAGGCGCTGCAAAATTAAGGGCAGATAGATGTTAA
- a CDS encoding DUF2808 domain-containing protein produces MELQWNQDDNYRRLKWFQKENKRRFRNTIYFFFRPSDRRTDLLKINLAIPKTFKSTLNNEKISFCKVKIGGFEGRTKCLEDIPADFEIKTDESGLRSLDIYPYSPIPSNKDSYAIVFKIFNPKKSGLYQFHSFGQPKGKSFSSYLGSWTIVID; encoded by the coding sequence TTGGAATTACAGTGGAATCAAGACGATAATTATAGAAGATTAAAGTGGTTTCAAAAAGAAAATAAAAGGAGATTTAGAAATACAATTTATTTTTTCTTTAGGCCATCTGACAGAAGAACTGATCTCTTAAAAATTAATCTAGCAATTCCTAAAACCTTTAAGTCCACTCTAAATAATGAAAAAATTAGTTTTTGTAAAGTAAAAATAGGTGGTTTTGAGGGTAGAACAAAATGTTTAGAAGATATTCCAGCTGATTTCGAAATCAAAACTGATGAATCAGGCTTACGATCACTAGATATTTACCCCTATAGCCCAATTCCCTCTAACAAAGATAGTTATGCAATTGTCTTTAAAATCTTTAATCCCAAAAAATCAGGTTTATATCAATTTCATTCATTTGGGCAACCTAAAGGGAAATCATTTTCAAGTTATTTAGGAAGCTGGACTATAGTGATCGATTAA
- the rpmH gene encoding 50S ribosomal protein L34, with protein MTKRTFGGTSRKRKRVSGFRVRMRSHTGRRVIKSRRQKGRERIAV; from the coding sequence ATGACTAAAAGAACTTTTGGCGGAACATCAAGAAAAAGAAAACGTGTATCTGGTTTTAGAGTAAGAATGCGTTCTCATACAGGTAGAAGAGTTATTAAAAGCAGAAGACAAAAAGGTAGAGAAAGAATAGCCGTATAA
- a CDS encoding ribonuclease P protein component: MALPKDMRLKGHRTFNYIHKNSKTYHGKLMTFKVAKSNPAILLTHKITNTSNNFRVAIAISKKVSKKAVERNKLRRILQEWLLTNIQKINNHKPYWLLVNLKFGDFCNDKSRLLEEFQTLMFKSHLIK, translated from the coding sequence ATGGCCTTACCCAAGGATATGCGTTTAAAAGGTCACAGGACTTTTAATTATATTCACAAAAATTCCAAAACATATCATGGGAAATTAATGACTTTTAAAGTTGCAAAGTCTAATCCAGCAATACTCTTAACCCATAAAATCACTAATACCTCAAACAATTTTAGGGTTGCAATTGCTATCAGCAAAAAAGTTTCAAAAAAAGCTGTAGAAAGAAATAAATTAAGAAGAATTCTACAAGAGTGGTTATTAACAAACATTCAAAAGATTAATAACCACAAACCTTATTGGTTACTTGTTAACCTTAAATTTGGGGATTTCTGCAATGATAAAAGCAGACTTTTGGAGGAATTTCAAACCTTAATGTTCAAATCTCATCTAATCAAATGA
- a CDS encoding PH domain-containing protein, producing MININEETFYEGGPAKSDLIINLLAGITILGLPFTFAAIVRALWLRYKITNKRITIDGGWFGKNKTQVSLSNIEEIRSIPRGFGSYGDMVLILNDGSKVEMKSLPLFREKQKFIEENINKRSQIPNLKEVEGFATKS from the coding sequence ATGATTAACATAAATGAAGAAACCTTTTATGAAGGTGGACCTGCAAAAAGTGATTTAATAATAAATCTACTGGCGGGAATAACTATACTTGGTTTACCATTTACCTTTGCCGCAATAGTTAGAGCACTGTGGTTGAGATATAAAATTACGAACAAAAGAATTACAATTGATGGAGGCTGGTTTGGCAAAAACAAAACACAAGTCTCATTAAGTAACATTGAAGAAATCAGATCTATTCCAAGGGGATTCGGTTCATATGGTGACATGGTCCTTATCCTTAACGATGGATCAAAGGTTGAAATGAAATCATTACCTTTATTCAGGGAGAAGCAAAAATTTATTGAAGAGAATATAAATAAAAGATCACAAATACCTAATCTTAAAGAGGTAGAAGGATTTGCTACTAAATCCTAA
- the yidC gene encoding membrane protein insertase YidC, with protein sequence MIGFISEKLLIPILDFFYGLVPSYGLAIVALTVVIRIALFPLSAGSIRSARRMKIAQPVMQKRQAEIKSKFSGDPKKQQEELGKLMNEFGSPLAGCLPLIVQMPVLFALFATLRGSPFADVPYNINLKVVPQDQVAAIDPKPYKSPRHSIFITEKSHFPVVATIPSGTKLGTEESIKINLQTTNGNSYSEVLSKYDNGSKFLPTWKVSKGSENLKVSQDGTVTAIKPGDATIEAKIPGLAAKSGFLFIKALGQVGFYVDGAINWDIAALVGAFGLTLLLSQVLSSQGMPANPQQSTANKITPVMITGMFLFFPLPAGVLLYMVVANIFQAFQTFLLNKEALPENLQKILDQQLLTKNEVIATSASTISDKRLPFEPNSKK encoded by the coding sequence GTGATAGGGTTCATTTCTGAAAAACTACTTATCCCGATTCTAGATTTTTTCTACGGTTTAGTTCCAAGTTATGGTTTAGCGATTGTTGCATTGACAGTCGTAATTAGAATTGCACTTTTCCCTCTAAGCGCTGGTTCCATTAGAAGCGCAAGGAGGATGAAGATTGCGCAACCAGTAATGCAAAAGAGGCAAGCAGAAATAAAATCTAAGTTTTCAGGCGATCCAAAGAAACAGCAAGAAGAACTTGGGAAATTAATGAATGAATTTGGCAGTCCCCTCGCAGGTTGCCTTCCTTTAATTGTACAAATGCCTGTACTATTCGCATTGTTTGCAACCCTAAGAGGTTCTCCATTCGCTGATGTCCCCTACAACATAAATCTCAAGGTCGTCCCACAGGATCAAGTAGCAGCTATTGATCCAAAACCATATAAATCACCACGACACTCTATATTTATTACGGAAAAATCACATTTTCCTGTTGTAGCAACTATTCCTAGTGGAACAAAATTGGGAACGGAAGAATCAATAAAAATAAATCTACAAACAACAAATGGCAATAGCTACTCCGAAGTTCTATCTAAATACGACAACGGATCTAAATTCCTCCCCACTTGGAAGGTTTCCAAAGGATCCGAAAATCTTAAAGTTTCCCAAGACGGTACAGTAACAGCAATTAAACCTGGCGATGCAACAATCGAGGCGAAAATCCCTGGTCTAGCTGCTAAAAGTGGTTTCTTATTTATTAAAGCTCTTGGTCAAGTTGGTTTTTATGTAGATGGTGCAATTAATTGGGATATTGCTGCACTAGTAGGTGCCTTTGGATTAACCTTACTTCTCTCTCAAGTTTTATCAAGTCAAGGGATGCCTGCGAATCCACAGCAATCAACAGCAAATAAAATTACACCAGTAATGATAACTGGAATGTTTCTGTTTTTCCCACTACCAGCTGGAGTCTTGCTCTACATGGTTGTAGCAAATATTTTCCAAGCATTTCAGACTTTTCTACTCAATAAAGAAGCTCTCCCTGAGAATCTACAGAAAATTTTGGATCAACAATTATTAACTAAAAATGAAGTAATAGCAACTTCAGCCTCAACTATTTCAGATAAAAGATTACCTTTCGAACCTAACAGTAAAAAATAG
- a CDS encoding AAA family ATPase has product MNSWCRNLELLIKSRTSLIWIRTKEEERLEKLVNFSCERLNKKRFVSWDCVSGIKGLINEEGKFSNNPLGVLNWLKEINSEVPTVLLVKDFHKFYDDPSINRTIKELSSALKKTSHNLIISSHLFPSSEELDELMAIVNLPLPDQRELKNLIKQIAINTNSNLEEEDLNELSIASSGLTEIKVKQVTAKALAQRGKISKEDIKDILEEKKQVIARSEILEFFDAKSSQDDIGGLNVLKVWLNQRYRAFSKEARDYGLPIPKGVLLVGAQGTGKSLTAKSISKSWSMPLLRLDVGRLFSSLVGSSEARTREAILRAEAMSPCILWIDEIDKGFGGDARSDGGTSQRVLASLLTWMAEKESAVFVIATANAIDKLPAELLRKGRFDEIFFLDLPNSEERLSILDLHLKKRRPSYKFPLSTIIDRTDGFSGAELEQAVIEGMHISFSENRELMEKDLIKAVSELVPLSRTAKEQINLLKEWSSTGRARSAS; this is encoded by the coding sequence ATGAATTCTTGGTGTAGAAATTTAGAATTACTTATAAAATCAAGAACCTCATTAATTTGGATCAGGACTAAAGAAGAGGAAAGATTAGAAAAATTAGTTAACTTTTCTTGTGAAAGACTAAATAAAAAAAGATTCGTTTCCTGGGATTGTGTTAGTGGTATAAAAGGATTAATAAATGAAGAAGGTAAATTTTCTAATAATCCGTTAGGGGTGCTTAATTGGCTAAAAGAAATAAATTCTGAAGTTCCAACAGTTTTATTAGTTAAAGATTTTCATAAATTTTATGATGATCCATCTATTAATAGAACTATTAAAGAACTATCCTCAGCACTTAAAAAAACTAGTCATAATTTAATTATTAGTTCTCATTTATTTCCATCATCAGAAGAATTGGATGAATTAATGGCAATTGTAAATTTACCTTTACCTGATCAAAGAGAATTAAAAAATCTAATAAAACAAATTGCTATCAATACCAATTCAAATTTAGAAGAAGAAGACTTAAACGAACTTTCCATAGCTTCAAGTGGACTTACCGAAATAAAAGTAAAACAAGTCACTGCAAAGGCCCTTGCTCAAAGAGGGAAAATAAGTAAAGAAGATATTAAAGATATTCTTGAAGAGAAAAAACAAGTAATCGCCAGAAGTGAAATTTTAGAATTTTTCGATGCCAAATCAAGTCAAGATGATATTGGGGGTTTAAATGTTTTAAAAGTTTGGCTTAATCAAAGATATAGGGCCTTTTCTAAAGAAGCTAGAGACTATGGATTACCTATTCCAAAGGGAGTCTTACTCGTTGGAGCTCAAGGAACAGGGAAATCGCTAACGGCAAAATCAATTTCTAAGAGTTGGTCGATGCCGCTGCTTAGACTAGATGTTGGAAGACTATTTTCTAGCCTTGTTGGTTCAAGCGAGGCAAGAACAAGAGAAGCAATATTAAGAGCTGAGGCCATGTCTCCTTGTATCCTATGGATCGATGAAATTGACAAGGGCTTTGGTGGCGATGCTAGAAGTGATGGAGGAACAAGTCAAAGGGTTTTGGCAAGTTTGCTAACTTGGATGGCTGAAAAAGAATCCGCCGTATTTGTAATAGCTACAGCTAATGCTATAGATAAGCTTCCTGCTGAATTATTAAGAAAAGGTAGATTTGATGAGATATTTTTTCTTGATTTACCGAATTCTGAAGAAAGATTAAGTATTCTGGATTTGCATTTAAAAAAAAGAAGACCAAGTTACAAGTTTCCTCTTTCCACTATCATCGATAGAACAGATGGATTCTCAGGCGCAGAACTTGAACAGGCAGTGATAGAGGGGATGCATATTTCATTCTCTGAAAATAGAGAACTTATGGAGAAAGATTTAATAAAAGCAGTTTCTGAATTAGTTCCCTTATCTAGAACAGCTAAGGAGCAAATTAATTTACTAAAAGAATGGTCATCTACTGGGCGCGCGCGATCTGCATCATAG
- the serS gene encoding serine--tRNA ligase, with product MLDQKLIRENPTLVEESLFLRGKVFNISQIQELTLQKKEIDIEISSLQSESKKLSKLIGQEISKSKNNNSPEVNNLKRKGNDYRTKISEFEEKKRTLDKNIHNEICNLPNLPSKDAPIGKDESHNVQVKTWGDPLVKENLKSHWEIGESLNLFDSVKSTKISKSRFITLIGNGARLERALINFMLDMHTNNGYLELMPPALVNSESLTGSGQLPKFSNESFKCSNDDLWLSPTAEVPLTAFHRNDIIDSKKLPLKYVAYSPCFRREAGSYGRDTKGLIRLHQFNKVELYWFCDPSKSIEAHQNITIDAESILKKLNLPYRLVDICTGDLGFSSSRTFDLEVWLPSSKCYREISSCSNCLDFQARRSSIRAKIDKKNKYLHTLNGSGLAIGRTMAAILENGQQPDGSVKIPDALVPYFGSNFLKTA from the coding sequence GTGTTAGATCAAAAATTAATAAGAGAAAATCCAACTTTAGTTGAAGAAAGTTTATTCCTAAGAGGAAAAGTTTTTAATATTTCCCAAATACAAGAATTAACTCTCCAAAAAAAAGAAATTGATATAGAAATATCCAGTCTCCAATCTGAGAGTAAAAAGTTAAGTAAATTGATCGGTCAAGAAATCAGCAAATCTAAAAACAATAATTCTCCAGAAGTAAATAATTTAAAGAGAAAAGGAAATGATTACAGAACCAAAATTTCAGAATTTGAAGAGAAAAAAAGAACCTTAGATAAAAATATACATAATGAGATTTGTAATTTACCAAATTTACCTAGCAAAGATGCTCCTATTGGAAAAGATGAAAGTCATAATGTCCAAGTAAAAACTTGGGGAGATCCGTTGGTAAAAGAAAATCTTAAATCTCACTGGGAAATAGGCGAAAGTCTTAATCTATTTGACTCTGTCAAATCAACTAAAATATCAAAAAGTCGTTTTATTACACTTATTGGTAATGGGGCCAGATTAGAGAGAGCATTAATAAATTTTATGCTCGACATGCATACTAACAATGGTTATTTAGAGTTAATGCCTCCAGCTTTAGTTAATTCAGAGAGTCTTACCGGATCTGGTCAATTACCCAAATTTTCAAATGAGAGTTTTAAGTGTTCTAATGACGACCTATGGCTTTCTCCCACTGCTGAAGTTCCATTAACTGCTTTTCATAGAAATGATATTATTGATTCCAAGAAATTACCCCTTAAGTATGTCGCATATAGCCCATGTTTTAGGAGAGAAGCTGGAAGTTATGGAAGGGATACAAAAGGTTTAATAAGACTTCATCAATTTAATAAAGTTGAACTATATTGGTTTTGTGATCCAAGTAAATCAATTGAAGCTCATCAAAATATCACTATAGATGCAGAAAGTATCTTAAAAAAGCTCAATCTACCTTACAGATTAGTTGATATTTGTACTGGAGACTTAGGTTTTTCTTCAAGCAGAACTTTTGATCTTGAAGTCTGGCTACCAAGTAGTAAATGTTATAGGGAAATTTCAAGTTGTAGCAACTGTCTAGACTTTCAAGCTCGCAGATCATCAATAAGAGCAAAAATTGATAAAAAGAATAAATATTTGCACACCTTAAATGGTAGTGGGCTTGCTATTGGAAGAACTATGGCTGCTATTCTTGAGAATGGCCAACAACCCGATGGGAGCGTAAAAATTCCAGATGCTTTAGTTCCATATTTTGGATCAAATTTTTTAAAAACTGCTTAA